GCTGTCGCTGGTCATGGAGGAGATGGCGGCCGCGGGCAGCGCACTGCTGCTGATGGTGGTATCCCCGGCCATCAACGGCACCATCATCAGCAAATTCGGCACCGAAGAACAGAAGAAGCGCTGGATCCCGTCCATCGCCGACGGTACGTGCACGATGGCATTCGCGATCACCGAGCCCGACGCGGGTTCCAACTCGCACAAGATCACCACCACCGCGCGCCGCGACGGCAGCGACTGGATTCTCAAGGGCCAGAAGGTCTTCATCTCCGGGATCGACCAGGCGCAGGCGGTGCTGGTGGTGGCGCGCACCGAGGAGGCCAAGACCGGCAAGCTGCGCCCGGCGCTGTTCGTGGTGCCCACCGATTCCCCTGGGTTCACCTACACCCCGATCGAGATGGAGCTGATCAGCCCCGAGCGCCAATTCCAGGTCTTCCTGGACGACGTCCGGCTGCCCGCCGATGCGCTCGTCGGAGCCGAAGATGCAGCGATCGCACAGCTTTTCGCGGGCCTGAACCCCGAGCGGATCATGGGCGCGGCCAGCTCGGTGGGCATGGGCCGGTTCGCGCTGGAGAAAGCTGCCGAGTACGTCAAGACCCGCCAGGTGTGGGGAACGCCGATCGGCGCGCACCAGGGTCTGTCGCATCCGTTGGCGCAGTGTCACATTGAGGTCGAACTCGCCAAGCTGATGTTGCAGAAAGCCGCAACGCTCTATGACAGCGGCGACGACGCGGGCGCGGCAGAGGCCGCCAACATGGCCAAATACGCTGCGGCCGAGGCGGCTACCCGTTCGGTGGATCAGGCCGTGCAGTCGATGGGCGGCAACGGCCTGACCAAGGAGTACGGCGTCGCCGCGATGCTGACCTCGGCCAGGCTGGGGCGGATCGCCCCGGTCAGCCGCGAGATGGTGCTGAACTTCGTGGCGCAGACATCGCTAGGCCTGCCTCGAAGCTACTGATGACCAGGTCTTATTGATATGACAGTGCTCGTTGAATACGCCGGCCCGGATGCTGTCGCGGGGCCGTTCGCCCGGCTGACCCTGAACTCCCCGCACAACCGCAACGCGCTATCGACCACGCTGGTCAACCAATTGCACCAGGGCCTGCGCGACGCGGCGGCGGACCCGGCGGTGCGGGTGGTGGTGCTTGGGCACACTGGCGGCACGTTCTGCGCCGGCGCGGACCTCAGCGAGGCCAGTGGCGGCGACCCATCCGACATGGCGGCGGCGCGGGCCCGCGAGATGACCGCATTGTTGCGTGCCATCGTCTCTTCGCCCTTGCCGGTCATCGCCGCCGTCGACGGTCACGTTCGCGCGGGAGGATTCGGCTTGGTCGGCGCCTGTGACATCGCGGTGGCCGGCCCGCGCAGCACCTTCGCGCTGACCGAGGCGCGCATCGGTGTCGCCCCGTCGATCATCTCGCTGACATTGCTGCCGAAGCTGTCGCCGCGGGCGGCGGCTCGCTACTACCTGACCGGCGAGACGTTCGATGCCGGCAAGGCTGCGGCGATCGGATTGGTCACTATGGCAGCCGACGATGTCGACGCGACAGTGGCGAAATTGGTCGCCGATATCGGTCGCGGATCCCCGCAGGGTTTGGCGGCTTCAAAGGCACTGACAACGGCCGCAGTGCTCGAAGGATTCGACCGCGACGCCGAGCGGCTGACCGAGGAATCCGCCCGGCTGTTCGTCTCCGACGAAGCGCGCGAAGGCATGCTCGCATTCCTGCAAAAACGCCCACCCAGTTGGGCCCCGCCCGCCGGCGTCGACGATGCCGGCCGCAATTGACCCGTGCGTGGCAGGATGTTGCGATTTAGCCAACCCTCTTGCAGCAAAAGTTGTACGTCGTACGCTCGTGGGTGATGAGCGATTCGGCGCAGCACGATGCCAAGGACGCGCGTGACAATCTGTCGCGTGCGGCCGACACCGATCGCATTCAAATTGCGCAACTGCTCGCTTACGCGGCCGAGCAGGGCCGGCTGCAGCTCAAAGACTACGAAGACCGTCTGACCAGGGCATACGCGGCGACGACATACGAAGAACTGGATAAGCTGCGAGCCGATTTGCCGGGCGCACCGATAAGCCCGCGCCGGGGCGGCAAGCAAAATCCCGCGCCCTCCACACTGCTGCTTGCCCTGCTGAGTGGGTTCGAGCGGCGCGGGCGCTGGAACGTGCCGAAGAAGCTGACCACGTTCACGCTGTGGGGCAGCGGGGTGGTGGATCTGCGCTACGCCGATTTCACATCGACCGAAGTAGACATCCACGTGGTCTCGATCATGGGTGCGCAGAACATTCTGCTGCCCCCGGAGGTCAACGTCGAGATCCACGGCCGCGGCGTGATGGGCGGTTTCGATCGCGATATCGTCGGCCAAGGTACGCCCGGTGCACCGAGGGTGAATATCCACGGCTTCTCGCTGTGGGGCGGTGTGGGCATCAAGCGCAGAGCCCGCAGGCCTCATTCGTAAACCGACGCACCCTCGCCGGTCAGCCAATGTGAGCGCGCCGATCGGGGAACCCAGGCTACCGGCATCGCGGTGAAAAAGCGTGGATTTGCCTTTCTTCGCAAAACCACGAAATTGTCGCGTCCGTCTACTAGCGTGCTCAACAACGGCTCAGGGGAAGCACGTCGCACGAATTCCAGCCCGAAGTTGTATTTGGGCTGCGTGAAAAACCGTACGCGCAAAGCCTTTCCGCTCCCCGCGCCGCGCCCCGAACGTCGACGTCACGCGCAGCGAGGTGAGGAATGGTCGCGCTGGGAAACATCAGCGAATGGCAACCGCCGCACGGTCCGCTCACCATGTGGACGGCCGTGCCGACGGCGCATGAGGCGGCCCGCACCGCGCGCCGCAGCGCTCTTGCTCCGAGTTACCAACAGGCGCAACACCTCTGGTCCGCCTACCATGGCAAGGTCACGAACAGGCAGCTACCGCGTCTGATGATCGTGGCATGGGACATCCCGGGCAGGTGCGACGTTGCGGCCATGACCACTGCGGTCAATGCCCACGTCCGTCGTCACGACACCTACCACAGTTGGTTCGAACTCGAGAACGGCGTGATCGTGCGTCGCCCAATCGAGGACCCGGAAGCCATCGATTTGGTGCCGGTGTCGTGGGGGCATATGACCCCCGACCAAGTTCGTACCCACGTCTTGACCGCGACCCCCGGGACGCTCGAATGGGGTTGCTTCAGCTTCGGCATCGTCCAGCACGCCGACTACTTCACGTTCTACGCCAGTGTCGACCATCTCCATATCGACGGCTTGTCCGCCGGGGTCATCTTTTTCGACATCCACGTGACGTATCAAGAACTGTCGCAGGGCTCGCAGCCACGGCAGCCCGCTACGCCTCCCACCCTCAGGAGCTACCGCGACTACACGGCGCGGCAGCGCGAACAGGTTGCGGCCCTGACCCTGTCATCGCCGGAGATCAAGGCTTGGATCGCGTTCGCACGCGAGGCAGACGGCAACTGGCCGTGTTTCCCGCTGCCACTCGGCGACACGTGGTCCAGCAGCGCGGGCGACTTGGTGACCGTCGAATTGTTGGATGCGGCAGAGACGGAGGTATTCGACGCCACCTGCGTCGCGGCCGGCGCCCGGTTCCTCGGAGGCGTTCTGGCCTGCACGGCGTTGGCCGAGCATGAATTGACCGGCAATGAGCTTCATCACGGGTTCACCGCCAGGGACACCCGGTCACAGGGCATCGACACGATGACCGTGGGTTGGTTCGCGAGCATGGTTCCGGTCACCGTGCCGACAGCGGGCGCCTCGTTCCCGGAGGCCGCCCGGGCCGCGCAGAAGTCATTCGACGCGGCCAAGGACCTGGCCTATGTGCCGGTTGAGCGGGTGCTGGAATTGGCGACACCCGAGGAACTGGGCATCAAACTGCCCTCACAACTGCCGATGATGTTGTCTTTCCTCGATTTCCGGAAGATACCGCTGGCCGGCCTGTGGGCAGAGACGAACTTCGGTACCTACGGCGACAGTCTGTCCCACGGCGGGATCAATGCCTGGATCAACCGGCACGCCGAACGAACCACGGTCACGATCTCCTACCCGGACAACGAGACAGCGCGTGAGTCGGTGCGCCGCTACCTCGAGACGTTGACAGGTATTTTCGGCCGCGTCGTCGGCAAAGTCGCCGAACGGACGAGCACGGTTGCCGCTGAAGCGGATTCGGATGAAATGTACGCGCTTGCTCCGACGGAAGACGACGACGAGGCAGCCTAGCCGATGAGCAACGTGCTGGATTTTGCCGACCAGACACTCTTTCTCGGCGAGCGGTCGACAGCAACGACCAACGTGCTCCAATGTATCTGGGTGTACGAGCGGGGCGTCGATATCGACGGTCTGCGAAAGTTCCACCACCATCTCGGGCGGGGACGGCTATCGCGCCGGATCGAACGATCCCCATTGCCGTTCGGCCGTCATCGCTGGGTATCGGCCGCCGATCGGCCCAGCCTGGAGATCTCCGCAACGGCTCGACCGCGTGACGAAATCGACGCGTGGCTCGACCGGCAGGTCGGTAAGCGGCCGGACGCCGAACACGGCCCCGGATGGCACCTGGCGGTGCTGCCGCTAACCGACGGCGGTGCGGTGGTGAGTTTCGTTGTCACACACTGCCTCACCGACGGCGTCGGCCTCTGCGAGGCGTTGGTCGACGCGGCATGCGGACGTGGCGACGCGATCAGCTGGCCGGCCGCGGCATCGCGGCGGCGCTGGCAGGCGCTGCGCCAGGACGCTCGCCAAACCTCAGGCGATACCGCGGATATGGGCCGCGCCGTGATAGCCGCGGTGCGAATGGCCCGGCGCGGCAACGACGGTGCCGCCACCCCGGGATCCAGACAACGACCGGCACCACCCGGCAGACCAAACGAACGCATCACCATCCCCACGGCAATGCTCTTCTTCGACGCCGACGACTGGGACACCCGCGCACAGTCCCTCGGCGGTACCAGCAACACGCTGCTCGCGGGGTTGGCATCCCGCCTGGCCCAACGGGTGGGACGGATCGCGGCAGACGGCTCGGTCACCGTGAGTATGCCGCTGAACGAGCGCGCCCCGGGCGATACTCGCGCCAACGCGGTGACCAACGTCGACGTCAAGGTCGAACCGGCCGCCGCGACGACAGACCTGCGCGAGATCCGGGCCGCGATCAAACAAGCGTTGATCCGCCAGCAGGATCTGCCCGACGAGCGTTGGGCATTGCTGCCGCTGGTCCCGTTGATCCCGAAGCGGGTCTTCCGAAAACTGATCAGCGTGGTCACCGGCAGTGCAACCACGGTCGTGTCGTCCAACCTCGGGGCGATCAACGCGGCGGCCAATCGGCCGGACGGCACCGACGCCGACTACTTCGCGCTGAAGTCTTTGTACCCGGGCGTCACCAACGCGACGATGTACCAGACCAACGGCGCGCTGGCGTTGGTGTCGGGACGAATACACGGACAGGTCTTCGTCTCGGTCCTCGCCTACGAGCTGGGTCGCGATAACTCGAATGAGGATCTGCGACAACAGATTTCGAGCACACTGAGCGAGTTCTCACTCACCGCCACGGCGGGCTGGCACACCGCCAGCCCGGCAACGCGTTAACGACGGCGCCGCGAGCGCAGGTAGTCGCCGACCACCGCCGCGCCCAGGCCGTCGAGGTCGGGCACCACAACACGTCCTTCGACCCGGCGTGCGACCTGGTCGATGAACCGCGCCAGCCCCGGATCGCTGCCCAACCGGAAGATCGTGATCTGCGCACCGAGGCGCGCCATATCGTCGAACCCCCGCACGGTGTGCGCGATGGTCCGCGGATGCGGCGGGTAGTCGAAGAACACGGACGACCCGTCACCGCCGACATCCTCGAGGTGCGCGGTCGGCTCACCGTCGGTCACCACCAGCACGACGGGTTGCGCGTTGGGGTGGCGGCGCAGATGACGGCCCGCCAGCGCCAGCGCGTGATGCAGGTTGGTGCCCTGCTCGTAGACCCCCTCCAGACCGGTCAGCTCGGCGGCGGTCACGGTCCGGGCATAACGGCCAAATGCGATGATCTGCAAGGCATCCGAGCGAAACCGGGTGGACACCAGGTGATTGAGCGCCAGCGCCGTTTGCTTCATCGGCAACCAGCGATTCTCCATCACCATCGAAAACGAGGTATCGACCAGCAGCGCCACCGCTGATTGGGTGCGCGCCTCGGTCTCGGACACCTCAACGTCGTCGACGGCGATCTTGAGGACCGGATCCGCGCTGTCCAGTGTCGCGGTGCCCGCCTGCCGCAGTACCGCGTTGGTCAGCGTGCGGGGAATGTTCCACGGCTCGGTGTCGCCGAATTGCCAGGGCCGGGTCGCACCGGTCAGCTCCCCCGCCGCCCCGGCGCGGCGCAGATCGCGCTCGCCACGCCGGCTGGAAAGCTGTTGTGCCACATCACGTAGCGCCGTCTCACCGAGTCTGCGCATCGCCTTCGGCGACAGTCGCCACTGGCCGTCGGAACCGCGATCCAAAAAGCCCTGATTGACCAGTGCCCGTTCCAGTTCGGCCAGGGTCCGCGCATCGACGGCGGCCTCGTCGCCGAGCTGGCGCGCCAGCGCGTCGAGATCGACGTCGTCCATGGTGGCACCGGGATAGCTTTGCGAAAGCTGGTCGGCCAGCTGTTCCAGTTCGGCGACGTCCGCGAGGGCCTGAGTCCCTTCGCCCATCCCGAACGGGTTGTCGCCGGAGAACTGCTCGGAACCCATCCAGTCCTCGCCGGGCCGCGCGGCCTGCAGGTGCGAGTCGAGACGGTTCAAGGCCTGCATCAGCGACGGGGAGCCAAATGCCTGCTGCGCCAACGCGTCGAGCTCGGCGCGCTGGTCCGGGCTCAGGCTGTTGCGGAAGCGCTGCGCGGCGGCGGCGCGCTTGGCCAGCGAGTCCAGCAGCTCATCGACGTTGCGTGGGTTCTCCGGAAAGAACTCGCCGTGCTTGTCCATGAAGTCGTCGAAGTCCTGCTGCGTGTCCTCACCGCGGCCGTGCTTGTCCAGCAGCTCGTTGAGGTCGTTGACCATGTCGGTGACGCGCTGGCGATCCTCGTCGGTGGCGCCTTCCAGCGCTTCTTTCATGCCGGCGAAGCGTTGGTCGAGCATCTCGCGGCCAAGCAAATCCTTGATTTGGTCGTACTTTTCGCGAGCCTCGTCGCTGCGCCAGTTGTACTCGGCGAGTTCTTGGACGGCCTTGGCCGGCGAGGACGGCAGCGCGTCGAGCTGAAGTTCACCGAAGCGGGCGTCGTCGTCGAGCGCGCGGGCCAGTTCCTTGCGCTCGGCCAGTACCGCCTCGTCGAGCAGCTTTTTGACGTCCTGCAGAGTTCCGTCTAAGTTGTTGCGGCGCAACAAATCCCGTCGACGGCGGTTCGCTTCTGCCGCCAACCGGTCGGCGCCGGGCATGTTCCTGGTACCGCGACGCAGCAGCTCGGACAGCGCCCGGCGCGGGGAGGTCCCGCCCATGACGTCCTGCCCGATCTGCTCGAGCGCCTCGCGCAGATCCACCGGCGGAGCCAGCGGGTCGGGCCCGCCGGTGTACGCCGAGTATCGCGATGAGTGCGCTTTAGCCATAGACGGTTTGGCCCTCCCCGGACACCTTGTCGATGCGCTTGGCCAGATACAGCGCTTCCAACGCCAGCTCCAACGCCGCGGCCCGCTCGCCCTCGGATTCCGCGTTCAGCCGGTCGGCGATCTCCTCCACCACGGGCAACCCCGGAACCGCGGCGAGCACGTCCTTGGCCGAGACCCGCTCGCCCGTCGTCACCGCCGAGCCGCCCTCCACGGCGGCGACCAACGAACTCACGTCGATGCCGCCCAGCGCTCGAGACGCGGTGTCGGCGGTCGCGCGGCGCAACAGGTGTTCGAGCACCGCCTGTTCGCGGCCCTCCTCGCCGGATTCGAATTCCAGCTTGCCGCGCAGCACGTCGATCACGGTGCCCAGGTCGACAACTCGGGCGACCGGGTCGCTCTCGCCGAGGATGGCACCGCGGTGCCGAGCGGCGGCGGCGACGGTCTCCGCGGCGGCGATGGCAAAACGCGCCGACACCCCGGAACGCTGGTCGACCGAGTTGGACTCGCGCAGGTAGCGGGCGAACCGGGCGATCACCTGCGTCAGGTATTCCGGAACCTGCGCGCTCAGGTGCGCCTCCTGCACGATGACGCCGACCTCGGCGTCGAGCTCCAGCGGGTAGTGGGTGCGGATTTCGGCGCCGAACCGGTCCTTGAGCGGGGTGATGATGCGACCGCGGTTCGTGTAGTCCTCGGGGTTGGCGCTGGCGACCACCAACACATCCAGCGGCAGGCGCAGTGTGTAGCCACGGACCTGGATGTCGCGTTCCTCCATCACGTTGAGCATCGACACCTGAATGCGCTCGGCCAAGTCGGGCAGTTCGTTGACCGCCACGACGCCGCGGTGCGCGCGCGGAATCAGTCCGTAGGCGATGGTCTCCGGATCGCCGAGGCTGCGCCCCTCGGCCACCTTGATCGGGTCGATGTCGCCGACCAGGTCGGCGACGCTGGTGTCGGGGGTGGCCAGCTTCTCGGTGTAGCGCTCACTGCGGTGCTTCCACTCCACCGGCAGGTCGTCACCGAGTTGCGCCGCCCGCCGTATCCACTCCGGTGTAATCGGCGTGTACGGGTGCTCGCTGAGCTCGGACCCGGCGATCACCGGCGTCCACTCATCGAGCAGCCCGACCAGCGCGCGCAGCAGCCGGGTTTTGCCCTGGCCGCGTTCGCCGAGCAGAACGAAGTCGTGACCCGCGATCAGCGCCCGCTCCAGCTGGGGCAACACGGTGTCGTCGAATCCAAAGATGCCCGGCCAAATGTCGTCACCTTCGGCCAGCGCGGTCAGCAGATTCTCGCGGATTTCCTGCTTGACTCCCCGTTCACGATGGCCGGCGGCACGCAGCTCGCCGACGGTTCGGGGCAGATTGCTCGGTGATGTCACCACTCCAAGTTACGTCGCGCCGCAAAGGTGCGTCATGTGCACCGGCTTTAGTGAGCGAAGTGACGCGCACCGGTGAGGTACACGGTGACGCCGGCTTCGGCTGCCGCGGCGGTCACTTCGTCATCGCGCACCGAGCCGCCGGGGTGCACGATGGCCTTGACTCCGGCACGCGCCAGCGTTTCCAACCCGTCGGGGAAGGGGAAGAACGCGTCGGAGGCCGCCACCGCTCCCGCGACGCGGTCGCCGCCGCGTGCATTCCCTCTTTCAACGGCCAGCCGGGCCGCGTCGACGCGGTTGACCTGGCCCATGCCGACACCGATCGTGGCGCCCCCGGAGGCGATCACGATCGCGTTCGACTTGACCGCGCGACAGGTACGCCACGCAAAGACCAGGTCGCTCAACGTCGCCGGGTCGGCCGGTGATCCGGTCGCCAGCGTCCAGTTGGCCGGATTGTCCCCGTGCGCATCCAGCTGATCGCGCTGCTGTATCAGCAGTCCCCCGCTGACCGGTTTCAGCTCGGAGCCACCGGCCAGCGGCTCGGACGCCACCAGCACCCGGATGTTCTTCTTGCGCGTCAGCACATCGAGGGCATCCGGCGCGTAGGCCGGGGCGACGATCACCTCGGTGAAGATGGTGCTGACGTACTCCGCCATCTCAACGCTGACTTCGGTATTCGTGGCGATGACTCCGCCGAAGGCACTCAGCGGATCGCATTCGTGGGCCTTGCGATGTGCGTCGGCGACCGAAACCGACGAGACGGCGATGCCACACGGGTTGGCGTGCTTGATGATTGCCACACAGGTCTGCTCGTGGTCGAAGGCTGCCCGCCAGGCCGCGTCCGCATCGGTGAAGTTGTTGTAAGACATCTCTTTTCCGTGCAGCTGCTCGGCCTGTGCCAGCCCCGGCCAAGCGGCCGGGTCGACGTAGAGCGCCGCCTGCTGGTGCGGGTTCTCGCCGTAGCGCAGCATCGCCGAGCGGCGCCAACTGTGGCCGAACCACTGCGGAAACGTCGTCTCCGGGTGCTCGGGCGACAGGGTGCACTCCATCCACGTCGCCACGGCGATGTCGTACTCCGCGGTGTGCTGAAAGGCCAACGACGCCAGCTTCTTGCGCTCAGCGAGAGTGAAACCGCCATTGCGTGTCGCGGCGAGCACCCCGTCGTAGCCGCGTGGGTCGACGACCACCGCCACACTCGGATGATTCTTCGCGGCGGCCCGAACCATCGACGGCCCGCCGATGTCGATCTGCTCGACGCATTCGTCGATGCCCGCGCCGGAGTCGACGGTCTGACTGAACGGATACAGGTTGACGACGACCAGCTCGAAGGCCGCGATCCCGAGCTCCTGGAGCGCCGCGGCGTGCTCGGGCTTGCGCAGATCGGCCAGCAGTCCGGCGTGCACGCGCGGGTGCAGTGTCTTGACCCGGCCATCGAGCACCTCGGGAAAGCCGGTCAGCTCCTCCACGGGTGTCACCGAAATCCCGTTATCTGCAATGGTCTTCGCGGTCGATCCGGTCGAGACGATCTCGACCCCCGCCGCACTCAGGCCCTGGGCGAGTTCTATCAGGCCGGTCTTGTCGTAGACGCTGATCAACGCGCGGCGAATCGCTCTTCTTGATTCGTCAGTGGTCACTGGAGTGCTCATCCCAGGGTCGCCTTTCGTCCGATCCAGGTCACGCCGCGGTTCGCGATCGCGGCCACCACATCCACCAACAGTCGCCGTTCGATGACTTTGATGCGCTCGTGCAATGTCTCTTCGTCGTCGCCGTCGAGCACCGGAACGGGCTCCTGCGCCAGGATCGGCCCGGTGTCCATGCCGGCATCTACCAGGTGCACCGTACAGCCAGTGACCTTCACACCGTAAGCCAACGCTTCGGGAACCGCGTGCGCTCCCGCGAATGCGGGCAATAGCGCCGGATGCGTATTCAGCGTGCGTCCGCAGAATCGCGAAAGGAATTGCGGTCCAAGTATTTTCATGAATCCCGCAGAGACGATGAGATCGGGTGAGTGCGCGGCGGTCGCCTCGGTGATGGCGGCGTCCCAGGCATCGCGGTCGGGGTAGTCGCCAAGCCGGACGGTAAAGGTGGGAATCGCCGCGGCCGTGGCGATCTCGGTGGCCCGGCAGTCGCGGTCCACGCCGACGGCGACCACGCGTGCCGGATAGTCGTCGACGGCGGCAGCCAGCAGGGAATTCAGTAGCGATCCGGTGCCCGATGCCAGCACCAGCAGTCGCGCCGGCGCACTCGGGGGCACGCGGAGCGGTTCGACCACATCGCGAGCCTACTAACGACGATGTCCCGCTGACGATACGACCGGCCGAACCCCGAGTTGTCGCTTCAGGCGGGGGGAGCGGCTAGTCCTCGGAGTCGCGCCCGACCGCGGGTTCGTCGGGCGCCGGTTCATCGGGGGTGGGCCCGCCGGGCGTCGGCGCGTCGAACGCGGGGTCGCCGGGCATGGGTTCGGCGAGCGTCGGTTCGGCGAACATGGATGCCTCCTCGGCGTCGAGCAGCATGTCGTGTCCGGCAGCGGGGCCGGCCTCGTCGAACACGCCCGCGAAGTCCTTGGGGTCCTCCGCCGGCGGCGCGGCCGCGCGTTTGGATTTGGGCCGCCGGGACCTTCTAAGTCGGATGGGCCTGATCCCGCCGGTCATCACCACCGTGACCCAGCCGACGACCGCGAACCAGAAGAAGGTGCCCACCCATAAGGCACCCTGGTCCACCCCGACGTCGCCGAAGTTGCCCAGTCGGCCGCTGCTGCCGAGCGCCAGCAGCGACATCATCAGCGCCCCGACCACCGCGGCAACGAGCAGCTTGACCAGCGCTGGAACTAGCGGAAGCGGACGACGCGCGCATTGCTGTCCGACCGCCACACCCGCCGACGCCCCGACGATGAGCAGGGCAACCCACACCGGCCCCAACGGTGGCGTGGGAACCGCGGCCAGGACGGGCAACGCCGGGATGTCGCCGCCGAAAACGGTGAACGAGCTGAACGTCGCGAAACCAATATGTGCGCTGGAACCCACCGCGACCGCCGACGTGCCCACGATGACGTTGGGCGCATAGAGCACCGAGAGCACGGTGATGCTGAACTCGCCGAAGACGGAATCGGTGATCCCGTAGAGGTCTTGCATCGTCGACCAGTGCACAACCAGCGATCCCGCCGTCACGAACCCGGAGAGCCCGACCAGCGCCAGCACGCCGGCGGCCGCGGCACGCAGCGAGTCGCCCAGCCAGAAGGGCAACGACGCCACCGCCAGCGCCCGCCGGCCCACCCGAGACCCCACGCCGATCGCGGCGCCGATGGCGTGGACCACCAGGACGCTCGAGAACGCGCGCAGGGCGTTGGGCGTCTGCAGCTCGGTGAGCACCGTGGACGCGTCGTGGATGACCGCCAGCGCGATCGCCGCGATCAGCAGCGGACCGCCGAGCGCCGACGCGACAACCCAGCGGACCACGAGCCAGGACGAATACTTGCTGGTGGCCCGTGCCGTGGTGCGCGCGGTCGCCCACACCATGAACAGGATTGGCAGCAGCGGCAATACGCCCAACTCGCGGCCACCGATCGAAATCGGCACCCGGTGTACGCCGAGCCAGATGCTCGCGATCGCGCCCAGCGCGCCGGTCATGTCGCTGTTGGCGATCAGTAGCTGCAGCAGTGTGACCGCGGCGATGATGACCAGCGCCAGCACAGCTGGGCCGAACGCGACCCGGACGAGGTCACGAGCCTGGCGAGCACCCGCTGCCCGGTTGTCCCCGCTTTCTGACACCCTTGTCACTCTTGGCGCACGTGCCCGACGAGGCGCGAGGGCCCGCGGTTAGGCCGGGGCCGGTCCAGACGGTGACGACGGCGACTGGTCGCCGCTCTGCTCGGACCCACCCGCACCGCCGGCCGACGGTGGCGGGCTGAAGCTCGGGAACCCGGTGGGCGGCGTGGACGGACCCTGCTGGGATGCCGACTGCGGTCCGGACTGGGCACCGAATCCGCCGGTCGGGATCGCGCTCTGGGTGGGAGCCTGGCTCGACGGGTAGCCGCCGTATTGCGATCCGTACC
The DNA window shown above is from Mycobacterium sp. Aquia_216 and carries:
- the purH gene encoding bifunctional phosphoribosylaminoimidazolecarboxamide formyltransferase/IMP cyclohydrolase, whose translation is MTTDESRRAIRRALISVYDKTGLIELAQGLSAAGVEIVSTGSTAKTIADNGISVTPVEELTGFPEVLDGRVKTLHPRVHAGLLADLRKPEHAAALQELGIAAFELVVVNLYPFSQTVDSGAGIDECVEQIDIGGPSMVRAAAKNHPSVAVVVDPRGYDGVLAATRNGGFTLAERKKLASLAFQHTAEYDIAVATWMECTLSPEHPETTFPQWFGHSWRRSAMLRYGENPHQQAALYVDPAAWPGLAQAEQLHGKEMSYNNFTDADAAWRAAFDHEQTCVAIIKHANPCGIAVSSVSVADAHRKAHECDPLSAFGGVIATNTEVSVEMAEYVSTIFTEVIVAPAYAPDALDVLTRKKNIRVLVASEPLAGGSELKPVSGGLLIQQRDQLDAHGDNPANWTLATGSPADPATLSDLVFAWRTCRAVKSNAIVIASGGATIGVGMGQVNRVDAARLAVERGNARGGDRVAGAVAASDAFFPFPDGLETLARAGVKAIVHPGGSVRDDEVTAAAAEAGVTVYLTGARHFAH
- the purN gene encoding phosphoribosylglycinamide formyltransferase; its protein translation is MVEPLRVPPSAPARLLVLASGTGSLLNSLLAAAVDDYPARVVAVGVDRDCRATEIATAAAIPTFTVRLGDYPDRDAWDAAITEATAAHSPDLIVSAGFMKILGPQFLSRFCGRTLNTHPALLPAFAGAHAVPEALAYGVKVTGCTVHLVDAGMDTGPILAQEPVPVLDGDDEETLHERIKVIERRLLVDVVAAIANRGVTWIGRKATLG
- a CDS encoding cell division protein PerM, whose translation is MTRVSESGDNRAAGARQARDLVRVAFGPAVLALVIIAAVTLLQLLIANSDMTGALGAIASIWLGVHRVPISIGGRELGVLPLLPILFMVWATARTTARATSKYSSWLVVRWVVASALGGPLLIAAIALAVIHDASTVLTELQTPNALRAFSSVLVVHAIGAAIGVGSRVGRRALAVASLPFWLGDSLRAAAAGVLALVGLSGFVTAGSLVVHWSTMQDLYGITDSVFGEFSITVLSVLYAPNVIVGTSAVAVGSSAHIGFATFSSFTVFGGDIPALPVLAAVPTPPLGPVWVALLIVGASAGVAVGQQCARRPLPLVPALVKLLVAAVVGALMMSLLALGSSGRLGNFGDVGVDQGALWVGTFFWFAVVGWVTVVMTGGIRPIRLRRSRRPKSKRAAAPPAEDPKDFAGVFDEAGPAAGHDMLLDAEEASMFAEPTLAEPMPGDPAFDAPTPGGPTPDEPAPDEPAVGRDSED